From one Halosimplex rubrum genomic stretch:
- a CDS encoding sulfatase → MAAQPNVVVVVADTTRVDDADDSQVAPTLAELATSGTRATQAVSAAPWTLPSHASLLTGAPPSEHGAHADHERLDDRLPVLPEPFRAAGYETVCVSNNTWLSAESGFDRGFDEFRQMWQLVQSDNALSELVDETEQSRARLVARKLFDGNPVVNAANTLYRQFVRDRSDDGAERSTNWIADWVTDRSSDDPFFLLVNYLEPHLEYRPPRETTERHLPEGATYEEAMEVPQKPWEFLAGDLDLSERDLALLRALYRGEITYFDEQLAALRTALQAAGEWEDTILVVTADHGENVGDHGMMDHQYCLYDTLVRVPLVLHGGAFTGGSDLEALVSLLDLPPTLLDAADIEAPEARERFHGTSFHPDAGTPAREFVVSEYVAPQPSMAALERNLGRVPEDLRTYDRSLRAIRTDEHKLIRGSDGSERLYDLDADPAEATDVSEARPDLVADLTDALDDWLDSVDAAGERGSVSIGAERKARLEQLGYLQ, encoded by the coding sequence ATGGCCGCACAGCCGAACGTCGTCGTCGTCGTCGCCGACACGACGCGAGTCGACGACGCCGACGACTCGCAGGTCGCGCCGACGCTCGCAGAGCTCGCAACCTCGGGGACCAGGGCCACGCAGGCCGTCTCGGCGGCCCCGTGGACGCTCCCCTCCCACGCCTCGCTGCTGACCGGGGCGCCCCCCTCGGAACACGGCGCCCACGCCGACCACGAGCGCCTAGACGACCGGCTGCCCGTCCTGCCCGAGCCGTTCCGCGCGGCGGGCTACGAGACGGTCTGCGTCTCGAACAACACCTGGCTCAGCGCCGAGTCCGGGTTCGACCGCGGGTTCGACGAGTTCCGCCAGATGTGGCAGCTCGTCCAGTCCGACAACGCGCTCTCGGAACTCGTCGACGAGACCGAACAGAGCCGCGCCCGTCTGGTCGCCCGGAAACTGTTCGACGGCAACCCGGTGGTCAACGCCGCCAACACGCTGTACCGGCAGTTCGTCCGCGACCGCTCGGACGACGGCGCCGAGCGCTCGACGAACTGGATCGCCGACTGGGTGACCGACCGGTCGAGCGACGATCCGTTCTTCCTGCTGGTCAACTACCTCGAACCCCACCTGGAGTACCGGCCGCCCCGGGAGACGACCGAGCGCCACCTCCCCGAGGGCGCCACCTACGAGGAGGCGATGGAGGTGCCCCAGAAACCGTGGGAGTTCCTCGCCGGCGATCTGGACCTCTCGGAGCGCGACCTCGCGCTCCTCCGGGCGCTGTACCGCGGCGAGATCACCTATTTCGACGAGCAACTGGCCGCGCTCCGGACCGCCCTGCAGGCCGCCGGGGAGTGGGAGGACACGATCCTCGTCGTCACCGCCGACCACGGCGAGAACGTCGGCGACCACGGCATGATGGACCACCAGTACTGCCTCTACGACACGCTCGTTCGGGTGCCGCTCGTCCTCCACGGCGGCGCGTTCACCGGCGGGTCGGACCTCGAAGCCCTCGTGAGCCTGCTGGACCTCCCGCCGACGCTGCTGGACGCCGCCGACATCGAGGCGCCCGAGGCTCGCGAGCGGTTCCACGGCACCTCGTTCCACCCCGACGCCGGGACTCCCGCTCGGGAGTTCGTCGTCAGCGAGTACGTGGCGCCCCAGCCGTCGATGGCCGCGCTCGAACGCAACCTCGGTCGGGTGCCCGAGGACCTCCGGACCTACGACCGGTCGCTGCGGGCCATCAGGACCGACGAGCACAAACTGATCCGCGGCTCCGACGGCTCCGAACGCCTCTACGACCTCGACGCCGACCCGGCCGAGGCGACCGACGTGTCCGAGGCTCGCCCCGACCTCGTCGCCGACCTGACCGACGCGCTCGACGACTGGCTCGACTCCGTCGACGCCGCCGGCGAGCGCGGATCGGTCTCCATCGGCGCCGAGCGCAAGGCGCGACTCGAACAGTTGGGGTATCTGCAGTGA
- a CDS encoding long-chain-fatty-acid--CoA ligase has product MHKPLLVTDFLDRARRHYGDDEAVVATTGERFTYAELGDRVDRFSAALAERGIGKGDRVAVLDPNTHYHLEAAYGTMGLGAVHTPLNYRLTPDDFEYILNDAEVDAIYADREYAGKIEPIRDDVPTETFVTNGADAVDGEAGSASDASSGSPRDGDWADFDTLVDAAGPDPDVDRPEMAEDDVITINYTSGTTGDPKGVMRTHRTETLHAYLVSVHQEIRDDDTYLWTLPMFHVNGWGHIYAITGMGATHVCTRGVDAERIFETVAAEDVSYLCCAPTVLNMLIDYYEAHDPPTTGAADVRVATAGSAPPEATIRTVEDEFGWYLKHVYGATETGPLITTSDARRHFDDDGPDRFAVKKRQGLGYLGTEVRVVDEDGADVPRDDETVGEVVVRGNQVMEGYWNKPEATEAAFSERIEGYYHTGDLATVDDEGMIAIQDRKKDIIVSGGENISTIELEDALFEHEAVADVAVIPAPSDEWGEAPKAFVVPDGEPDDPAALEDELTSFTRERLASYKAVRRVEFVDDLPTTATGKVQKYELREREWDDEDRMVGEG; this is encoded by the coding sequence ATGCACAAGCCACTGCTGGTGACGGACTTCCTCGACCGCGCGCGGCGCCACTACGGCGACGACGAGGCGGTCGTGGCGACGACGGGAGAACGGTTCACCTACGCGGAGCTCGGCGACCGGGTCGACCGCTTCTCGGCGGCGCTGGCCGAGCGCGGTATCGGGAAGGGCGACCGCGTCGCGGTGCTGGACCCGAACACGCACTACCACCTCGAAGCCGCCTACGGGACGATGGGACTGGGAGCCGTCCACACGCCGCTGAACTACCGGCTGACGCCCGACGACTTCGAGTACATTCTGAACGACGCGGAGGTCGACGCCATCTACGCCGACCGGGAGTACGCCGGGAAGATCGAGCCGATCCGCGACGACGTGCCGACGGAGACGTTCGTGACGAACGGCGCCGACGCCGTCGACGGCGAGGCGGGCAGCGCCTCGGACGCGTCGAGCGGGTCACCGCGAGACGGCGACTGGGCGGACTTCGACACGCTCGTCGACGCCGCCGGTCCGGACCCGGACGTGGACCGCCCGGAGATGGCCGAGGACGACGTGATCACGATCAACTACACCTCGGGGACGACGGGCGACCCGAAGGGCGTGATGCGGACCCACCGCACCGAGACGCTGCACGCCTACCTGGTCTCGGTCCACCAGGAGATCCGCGACGACGACACCTACCTGTGGACGCTGCCGATGTTCCACGTCAACGGCTGGGGCCACATCTACGCGATCACCGGGATGGGCGCGACCCACGTCTGCACGCGCGGGGTCGACGCCGAGCGGATCTTCGAGACCGTCGCCGCCGAGGACGTGTCCTATCTCTGCTGCGCGCCGACGGTGCTGAACATGCTGATCGACTACTACGAGGCCCACGACCCTCCGACGACCGGCGCGGCGGACGTGCGCGTCGCGACCGCCGGCAGCGCGCCGCCCGAGGCGACTATCCGCACCGTCGAAGACGAGTTCGGCTGGTACCTCAAGCACGTCTACGGCGCGACCGAGACCGGCCCGCTGATCACCACCTCCGACGCCCGCCGGCACTTCGACGACGACGGCCCGGACCGCTTCGCCGTCAAGAAGCGCCAGGGGCTCGGCTATCTCGGCACCGAAGTTCGGGTCGTCGACGAGGACGGCGCGGACGTGCCCAGAGACGACGAGACCGTCGGCGAGGTCGTCGTCCGCGGCAACCAGGTGATGGAGGGGTACTGGAACAAGCCCGAGGCCACCGAGGCGGCCTTCTCCGAACGGATCGAGGGGTACTACCACACCGGCGATCTGGCGACGGTCGACGACGAGGGGATGATCGCCATCCAGGACCGGAAGAAAGACATCATCGTCTCCGGCGGGGAGAACATCTCGACGATCGAGCTGGAGGACGCGCTGTTCGAACACGAGGCCGTCGCGGACGTGGCCGTGATCCCCGCGCCGAGCGACGAGTGGGGCGAGGCGCCGAAGGCGTTCGTCGTCCCGGACGGGGAGCCCGACGACCCCGCCGCGCTCGAAGATGAACTGACCTCGTTCACCCGCGAGCGGCTGGCGAGCTACAAGGCGGTCAGACGGGTCGAGTTCGTCGACGACCTGCCGACCACGGCGACCGGGAAGGTCCAGAAGTACGAACTCCGCGAGCGGGAGTGGGACGACGAGGACCGCATGGTCGGCGAGGGGTGA
- a CDS encoding DNA cytosine methyltransferase, with amino-acid sequence MERSTLSLFAGAGGCTLGFDRAGFDVKLGIDIDSDAISTYDANFSEIDSVQKDLSNATSDWLLERLELEPGELDFLIGGPPCQGFSSAGNGFWDDPRNQLLKQYIRYLEELQPKWFLMENVEGLLTAQESQYITETARKLVDAGYTIRVHKLYSHWHGLPQKRKRVFIVGNSGGVNFEFPDPTHHGISAVSPPRSITDAISDLPEPAESKPKRLEYASTPETGYQQSLRNEAVTDHYDTEVSDVLRKRIEHLESGQSMQDLPEDLQHDSFDRRASRRVKDGTPTEKRGGAPSGLKRLVPDEPSLTITGGSRSEFVHPERDRFLTLRECARIQSFPDWFQFRGSKTSKQQQIANAIPPLIAEKLADHFGKVMERNADAPYGDAEGGLLGFFMTKADSRSPALDRTHDKLSELRNRTQVEV; translated from the coding sequence ATGGAACGGTCCACGTTAAGTCTGTTCGCAGGGGCCGGTGGTTGCACGTTGGGATTCGACCGGGCCGGATTCGACGTGAAGTTGGGTATCGATATAGATAGCGACGCTATTAGTACCTACGACGCGAATTTCTCCGAGATCGATTCCGTCCAAAAGGATCTCAGTAATGCGACTTCCGATTGGCTACTGGAACGGTTAGAATTAGAGCCCGGGGAACTCGACTTTCTGATCGGTGGCCCGCCCTGTCAAGGGTTTAGTTCCGCCGGAAACGGATTCTGGGACGACCCTCGAAATCAGCTGTTGAAGCAGTATATTCGTTATCTGGAAGAGCTGCAGCCGAAATGGTTCCTGATGGAGAACGTCGAAGGTTTGCTGACTGCTCAGGAAAGTCAATATATCACGGAAACCGCTCGAAAACTCGTAGACGCAGGATACACGATACGGGTCCATAAGCTGTATTCGCATTGGCACGGGCTTCCGCAAAAGCGAAAACGTGTATTTATAGTAGGAAACTCCGGCGGAGTGAATTTCGAATTTCCCGATCCGACACACCATGGTATCAGTGCAGTTTCGCCACCTCGATCGATCACAGACGCCATATCCGATCTTCCAGAGCCGGCCGAGAGCAAGCCGAAACGACTCGAATATGCGAGCACACCCGAAACTGGCTATCAGCAAAGCCTTCGAAACGAAGCGGTTACCGATCACTACGATACAGAGGTTTCGGACGTACTTCGGAAACGGATCGAGCACCTTGAGTCGGGGCAGTCGATGCAAGACCTTCCCGAAGACCTGCAGCACGATTCCTTCGACCGACGAGCCAGTAGACGAGTTAAAGATGGCACCCCAACCGAAAAGAGGGGTGGGGCGCCAAGCGGCCTGAAGCGGTTGGTGCCCGACGAACCGAGTCTAACAATTACGGGAGGAAGCCGTTCCGAATTCGTTCACCCGGAGCGAGACCGATTCCTTACGCTACGGGAATGCGCAAGAATTCAGTCGTTCCCCGACTGGTTCCAGTTCCGGGGGTCGAAAACAAGTAAGCAGCAACAGATCGCGAACGCGATTCCGCCCCTTATCGCTGAGAAACTAGCCGATCACTTCGGGAAGGTCATGGAACGGAATGCTGACGCGCCTTATGGCGACGCGGAAGGAGGGTTGTTAGGTTTCTTTATGACGAAAGCAGACTCCAGAAGTCCGGCCCTCGATAGAACACATGACAAATTATCTGAGCTTCGGAACCGTACGCAGGTCGAAGTCTGA
- a CDS encoding DUF2892 domain-containing protein, whose protein sequence is MDSTQSDDGNGRIARLVLAAGLGAAALWSLRKGKRLRGALAGVGAAALGYSATSDADGVTEPLAEEFDIDATGESDEVESDAAESDHLRCAACGEPIVAGQVRSPNEDGETVHESCLEATA, encoded by the coding sequence ATGGACTCGACGCAGTCGGACGACGGCAACGGCCGTATCGCACGCCTGGTTCTCGCCGCCGGCCTCGGCGCGGCCGCGCTCTGGTCGCTTCGGAAGGGCAAACGCCTCCGCGGCGCCCTCGCGGGCGTCGGCGCCGCGGCGCTCGGCTACAGCGCGACGAGCGACGCCGACGGCGTGACCGAACCGCTGGCCGAGGAGTTCGATATCGACGCGACCGGCGAGAGCGACGAGGTCGAATCGGACGCCGCCGAGAGCGACCACCTCCGCTGTGCGGCCTGCGGCGAACCCATCGTCGCCGGGCAGGTCCGCTCGCCCAACGAGGACGGCGAGACCGTCCACGAGAGCTGCCTCGAAGCGACGGCCTGA